In Hermetia illucens chromosome 5, iHerIll2.2.curated.20191125, whole genome shotgun sequence, a single window of DNA contains:
- the LOC119657003 gene encoding serine/threonine-protein kinase fused, which translates to MDDYDIISLIGEGSFGRVYKATQKSDDSNVAIKIIKKGYRTSRELKNLRRECDIQGYLKHPNIVEMLRSFETKTEIVVVTEFAQTDLHKYLRQNGVITEEQAQVLTGHLVSALYYLHSHRVLHRDLKPQNILLGDNLHAKLCDFGLARNMTAGTHVLTSIKGTPLYMAPELLAEKPYDHLADLWSLGCIIYETLTGQPPFHTNSFLQLVCLIKHEDVKWPSFLRGESVSFMQGLLEKDPSLRFTWAQILCHPFVEGRLTILDEQTEPSPFIDPPEKPSRGAKQKTSRNFDPNNISANLSLLTLTDHSETAGNLTSSKDSIKAMLQSDIENIDTDVDEVKIPFAEAAPFKFEPRKPSTDEGACFVTGNSNLVVNHLNDNFQIETAEVKQKARLTLNLKKSTPHTEKSSRSKDLEKRKLSQNLDNFSLKLGQSLGDSEAAVKKIGENVSEKKQKQQAKIAAAIDEKSPPCLLPGWDSCDESQSPPIENDEWLAFLHRSMQEILDGELDSLKQQNLVSIIVAPLRNSKASPKVLESVAQLLSLPLVLGSPTSVLDCIQSVYIEVKLVPNLIYASKLLASSKGSSSDSTSSQLCSSTHRSYKSINDLTPVEIKTISSLYELVCHLVHLNQRFLSQLCDAVAILAADELLISFLSHDFTNSDAVRIANNVIALFCCVVRELPENAHLVERIVFNQKMNLVFLMKNRNPTLRLRTCMLMRLLGRFSCRGLQSIWSTNLRETMENLIYDSNEEVKMEAESALDEFKQFSFYT; encoded by the exons ATGGACGACTACGATATAATATCGTTGATAGGCGAGGGATCATTCGGTCGTGTCTACAAAGCCACCCAAAAGTCAGACGACAGTAATGTTGCAATTAAAATCATCAAAAAG GGCTACCGTACGTCCCGAGAATTGAAAAATCTTCGGCGAGAATGTGACATCCAGGGATACCTCAAGCATCCAAACATTGTGGAAATGTTACGATCCTTCGAAACGAAAACAGAAATCGTTGTGGTCACTGAGTTCGCACAAACGGATCTGCACAAATATTTGAGGCAGAACGGAGTCATCACAGAGGAGCAGGCGCAAGTGCTGACCGGGCATCTCGTTTCTGCTTTGTATTATTTGCATTCCCATCGAGTTTTGCATCGAGATTTGAAGCCGCAGAATATTCTGTTGGGAGACAACTTGCATGCGAAACTCTGTGATTTCGGGTTGGCAAGAAACATGACGGCAGGGACGCATGTTTTGACTTCTATCAAAGGAACTCCGCTTTATATGGCACCTGAGCTTCTTGCTGAGAAACCGTACGATCACTTGGCTGATCTTTGGTCGTTAGGCTGCATAATCTATGAGACTTTGACGGGGCAACCGCCATTTCACACGAATTCATTCCTGCAGCTTGTCTGCTTGATTAAGCACGAGGATGTTAAGTGGCCAAGCTTTTTACGCGGAGAAAGCGTTTCATTTATGCAG GGATTGCTTGAAAAAGATCCTTCACTTCGCTTCACCTGGGCTCAAATTCTTTGTCATCCGTTCGTCGAGGGGCGACTCACCATTTTAGACGAACAAACGGAGCCATCGCCTTTCATAGATCCTCCCGAGAAACCATCAAGAGGCGCAAAGCAGAAAACTTCCCGCAATTTCGATCCAAATAATATCAGCGCGAATTTAAGTCTGCTCACCCTCACTGACCACTCCGAGACTGCAGGCAATTTGACTTCCTCCAAGGACAGCATCAAGGCAATGCTGCAGAGCGACATAGAGAACATCGACACAGACGTCGATGAAGTGAAAATCCCCTTCGCGGAGGCCGCACCATTTAAGTTTGAACCCCGCAAACCTTCAACCGATGAGGGTGCCTGTTTTGTTACAGGAAACTCAAATTTGGTCGTGAATCATTTGAACGACAACTTTCAAATAGAAACGGCTGAAGTTAAGCAAAAGGCGAGGCTGACATTGAACTTGAAGAAGTCCACGCCGCATACAGAAAAATCAAGTCGAAGCAAAGACTTGGAGAAACGCAAACTCAGTCAAAATTTGGATAATTTCTCACTGAAATTGGGACAAAGTCTTGGCGACAGTGAAGCTGCCGTTAAAAAAATTGGAGAGAACGTTTCTGAAAAGAAACAGAAGCAGCAAGCGAAGATTGCAGCGGCAATCGACGA AAAATCTCCACCGTGCTTACTGCCTGGCTGGGACTCTTGTGATGAATCTCAAAGTCCACCCATTGAGAATGATGAATGGTTGGCATTCCTTCATCGATCCATGCAGGAAATTCTTGACGGCGAATTGGATTCACTTAAACAACAGAATTTAGTGAGCATTATTGTGGCGCCTTTGCGAAATTCCAAGGCTAGTCCTAAAGTTTTAGAAAGTGTTGCTCAATTACTCAGTCTTCCATTGGTTTTGGGTAGCCCAACAAGCGTGTTGGATTGCATTCAGAGC GTTTATATTGAAGTAAAACTTGTGCCAAATTTAATCTACGCGTCGAAGTTGCTGGCAAGTAGCAAGGGTTCGTCTTCAGATTCGACTTCTTCACAACTTTGCTCGTCTACTCACCGCTCGTACAA ATCAATCAATGATCTCACCCCCGTGGAAATCAAAACAATTTCAAGTTTATATGAGCTAGTGTGCCACCTCGTGCACTTAAACCAGCGCTTCCTTTCGCAGCTCTGCGACGCCGTTGCAATTTTGGCAGCAGATGAGCTCCTGATATCCTTCCTGTCCCATG ACTTCACTAACTCCGATGCGGTGCGAATTGCAAACAACGTCATCGCGCTCTTTTGTTGTGTGGTTCGTGAACTACCGGAAAATGCCCACCTAGTTGAGCGTATCGTCTTTAATCAGAAAATGAATTTAGTTTTTCTCATGAAAAATAGAAATCCAACATTGAGATTGCGGACTTGTATGCTGATGAGACTTTTGGGAAGGTTCAGTTGTCGCGGGTTGCAAAGCATTTGGTCGACGAATCTAAGGGAGACGATGGAAAATTTGATTTATGACTCGAATGAAGAAGTTAAGATG GAAGCTGAAAGTGCCTTGGATGAGTTCAAGCAGTTTTCGTTTTATACATAA